GGCTGACGACTACTACGCTGAACGGACCTCCGGCCTGCCTGGTGACGGCCTGCTGGCTGAAATCCGCTTTGGCAGCACGGCATGGCTTCCCATGTTCGTCGCCCAGCACGGGGGCGCGGTGCGGATTCTTGAGCCGGCAACACTGGCCGCGGGTGCCCGCGACTGGATCGACGCAGCCCTGGCCCAGTACGGAAGCTAGACTACTCAGCATGCCTTGGTGGTCTTGGATCCTGATCTGGATAGCGCTCGTTGCCCTTTCCCTGCTGTTTTATGTCATTTTGGGTATCAGGCTCTTCCGGAATTTCATGGCAACTGTGAAGGAACTGAGCGCCGCAGGTGAGCAACTGACACACTTGCCGGCCGGCCCTGCGGACCCTGCGACGGCGGGGCCGGAGAAACAAACGGCCCCCGGTTCAGCTGTTTTTGCCTCCTCTGGGCAGATGCGACATGATTACCTCACATCCAAGTCATCCCGCCGGGGAGTTCGCCGCCAACGGCGCGTTCAGCGCAAGGCCGAACGGGGCCAACCCCAGTCATTGCGCGACATCGAATTCAGTTAGACGTAGGATGTACTCAGAGGAAAGGACTTCCAGTGGGACGACTGTTTGAGGGCCCGTGGCCCATCGTAATTATTATCATCGTAGCTCTGCTTCTTTTTGCAGCGCCCAAGCTACCCGCAATGGCGCGCAGCCTTGGCCAGTCGATGCGGATTATCAAGTCCGAGGTCAAGGAAATGAAGAACGACGGCAAGCCTGAGGCCAAGGATGACTCAGATCCCGTTGAGGGCAGGATCGTCAACCATCAGCAGGCCAAGACGCAGAACGGCGAGCCGAGCGACGGCACCGACGTTCCGCCGTCGAACCGCGTTTGATCCCTAGTGGCTGAGAAGACGGGCCGCAAATCCAACCCTGAGGGTCGGATGGCCCTGATGGATCACCTCCGGGAGCTCAAGAACCGGCTCCTCAAGTCCGCGATCGGCCTTGTTATCGGCGCCGTCGGCGGATGGATTCTCTACGATCCGGTTCTGGGTGCGCTCAAAGAGCCCGTGGACCGGATCGCAGAGCATACCGGCGGGACGTCGTCAGTCAATTTCTCGAGTATTGCCTCACCATTTGATTTCAAGCTTCAGCTGTCCTTGCTGATCGGCGCTGTTATCTCCAGCCCGGTCTGGATCTACCAGCTATGGGCGTTTGTCACCCCGGGGCTGACCAAAAAGGAGCGGCACTACACGCTGGGTTACATGGCAGCGGCCGTCCCGCTCTTCCTTGCAGGCATATGGGTGGGGTGGCTGGTGGTTCCCCAGGTTGTGCGGGCGCTGACACAATTCACACCGGCCGGTTTTTCAAACCTCATCGATGCCCGCGACTACGTTGATTTCGTCACGCGAATGGTGCTCTTCCTTGGGCTGGCATTTCTGGTGCCGGTAGTGCTGGTCGGCGTCAACATGGCGGGAATCATCCGCGGACAGACCATTCTCAAGGCCTGGCGCATTACCGTATTCCTTGTGTTTGTACTGGCGGCCGTAGCTGCCCCGGGCGCAGACGCCCTGTCCATGTTCCTCCTCGCCGGGCCGCTGCTGCTGCTGTTTTTCGCTGCCATCGCCCTGTGTATTCTTAATGACCGCAGCCGTGACAAGCGGGCAGCAAAAAAGGCTGCCGAGTCAGAAGCCACCGCCGACGTCGCAACGCCCGGCTCCGAGCTGAGGAATCTCTAGCTCCAAGCACACTAGGCTGGAGGCATGTCCTCCATCTCCGGGCCGCAGTCGCCGTCTGAAAGCTATCGAGCCAGTGCTGAACGGACTGCCGAAGCGAATACGCACCTTGGCGGATTCGTGGGAACCCTTGACTTTGAACTGGACGAATTCCAGCGCCAGGCGTGCAGTTCGCTCCAGGAGGGCCGCGGTGTTCTGGTGGCAGCACCTACCGGCGCCGGAAAAACCATCGTGGGCGAGTTTGCCATCTATCTGGCCCTCGAACGCGGCCTCAAAGCCTTCTACACCACTCCCATCAAAGCCCTCAGCAACCAGAAATTCGCCGAGCTGGCCGAGAAGTATGGCGCCGAAAACGTGGGCCTGCTGACGGGCGACACAAGCATCAATGGTGATGCGCCGGTAGTGGTGATGACCACCGAGGTCCTCCGAAACATGCTCTATGCCGATTCCGATTCGCTGGATGATCTCGGCTACGTGGTGATGGACGAGGTCCATTACCTGGCTGACAGGTTCCGTGGAGCAGTCTGGGAAGAAGTGATCATCCACCTCCCCAGCGAAGTCCAGGTGGCATCACTGAGCGCCACGGTTTCCAACGCGGAGGAATTCGGCGCCTGGCTGGATACGGTAAGGGGCCGCACAGACATCATCGTGTCCGAGCACCGGCCGGTTCCGCTGTGGCAGCACGTCATGGTCGGCAAGGAGATCGTGGACCTCTTTGCAGGTGAAACCGCTTTCGATGAGATAGCGCCCGAGGGAGATCCGGGTACGGCTTCGGCCCTGCCCGTCACACCGACTCCTGACGAAGCCAGCAAACGTGGCTTTGAGGTCAATCCCGAGCTTCTGTCCATGGCACGAAACGAAAGCCAGTTGAATTTCCGTGGCCGTTTCGGCCACGGCGGGCGCAGCCAGCGCCGGCAGCGCCGGCAGCACCGCCCGCACGGCCAGCACGGCGAGGACCGGCCGTCGCAGAGCGCGCCCCGCACAGCGGTCAAGAAGGCCAGCCGGCCGCAGGTCATCGCCAGCCTGGACCGGCAGGACCTCCTGCCAGCCATCACGTTCATCTTCTCCCGGGCCGGCTGCGACGCGGCGGTGGCCCAGTGTGTGGCGTCCGGCTTGTGGCTGACAACGGAGAACGAACAGCGGATCATCGCCCAACGGGTGGACGAGGCCGGACAGGACATTCCATCTGACGACCTGGACGTGCTGGGCTTCTGGAGCTGGCGCGACGGACTGCTGAGGGGCATCGCAGCCCACCACGCCGGAATGCTGCCGACCTTCAAGGAAGTGGTGGAAAAGCTCTTCGTCGATGGGTTCGTGAAGGCCGTGTTCGCCACTGAAACCCTTGCTCTAGGCGTCAACATGCCCGCGCGCTCCGTTGTGCTCGAGAAGCTGGACAAGTTCAACGGCGAAGCGCATGTGGACATCACCGCGGGGGAGTACACCCAGCTCACCGGGCGTGCCGGCCGCCGCGGGATTGACGTCGAGGGCCATGCCTTGGTGCTCTGGCAGCCCGGCACCGATCCGGCAGCGGTAGCCGGTCTGGCCTCCAGACGGACCTATCCGCTGAACTCCAGTTTTAGGCCAACGTACAACATGAGCATCAACCTGCTCGCCCAGTTCGGGCGGCCCCGTGCCAGGGAGATTCTGGAATCCTCATTTGCGCAGTTCCAGGCAGACCGCTCCGTGGTGGGCCTGGCCAAACAAGTGCGCAGCAGGGAGGAATCCCTGGCCGGGTTCGCCAAGTCAATGACATGCCATCTGGGTGATTTTCCGGAGTACTCCAAACTCCGCCGCGAGCTTTCCGACGCCGAAAACGCAACCTCCCGCAATAGAGACCGGGCACGCAAGTCGCTCAGCGACGATTCCCTTGGCCGTCTGCTGCCCGGCGACGTGGTGGATGTGCCCGGTGGCCGCGCACCCGGGCTGGCCGTGGTGCTGAGCACGGATCACAGCAGCCGTGAGCCGCGGCCCGCAGTTCTGACGCTGGACAACCAGCTGCGCCGGATCGGCGCCGATGACCTCGAGGGTCCGATTTCTCCGGTAACGCGGATCCGGATCCCGAAGTCGTTCAACGCCAAGGTACCCAAGTCCCGGCGTGATCTTGCGTCCTCCATGCGCAATGCCCTGCGGGAAAACCGCCCGCCTGCACCGGACAACAGCCGCAACAATGACTTTGGGCTAGCCGCTGCGCTCCCGGACCAGGAGAAGAAAATCGCGGACCTGCGGCGGGCGCTGCGGGCACATCCATGTCACGGCTGCAGCGAACGCGAAGACCATGCCCGGTGGTCTGAACGCTGGTGGAAGCTGCGCAGGGAAACAGACGGCCTGATCCGTCAGATCCAGGGGCGCACGAACACCATTGCCAA
This genomic interval from Micrococcaceae bacterium Sec5.7 contains the following:
- the tatA gene encoding Sec-independent protein translocase subunit TatA; this encodes MGRLFEGPWPIVIIIIVALLLFAAPKLPAMARSLGQSMRIIKSEVKEMKNDGKPEAKDDSDPVEGRIVNHQQAKTQNGEPSDGTDVPPSNRV
- the tatC gene encoding twin-arginine translocase subunit TatC, with amino-acid sequence MALMDHLRELKNRLLKSAIGLVIGAVGGWILYDPVLGALKEPVDRIAEHTGGTSSVNFSSIASPFDFKLQLSLLIGAVISSPVWIYQLWAFVTPGLTKKERHYTLGYMAAAVPLFLAGIWVGWLVVPQVVRALTQFTPAGFSNLIDARDYVDFVTRMVLFLGLAFLVPVVLVGVNMAGIIRGQTILKAWRITVFLVFVLAAVAAPGADALSMFLLAGPLLLLFFAAIALCILNDRSRDKRAAKKAAESEATADVATPGSELRNL
- a CDS encoding DEAD/DEAH box helicase; this encodes MSSISGPQSPSESYRASAERTAEANTHLGGFVGTLDFELDEFQRQACSSLQEGRGVLVAAPTGAGKTIVGEFAIYLALERGLKAFYTTPIKALSNQKFAELAEKYGAENVGLLTGDTSINGDAPVVVMTTEVLRNMLYADSDSLDDLGYVVMDEVHYLADRFRGAVWEEVIIHLPSEVQVASLSATVSNAEEFGAWLDTVRGRTDIIVSEHRPVPLWQHVMVGKEIVDLFAGETAFDEIAPEGDPGTASALPVTPTPDEASKRGFEVNPELLSMARNESQLNFRGRFGHGGRSQRRQRRQHRPHGQHGEDRPSQSAPRTAVKKASRPQVIASLDRQDLLPAITFIFSRAGCDAAVAQCVASGLWLTTENEQRIIAQRVDEAGQDIPSDDLDVLGFWSWRDGLLRGIAAHHAGMLPTFKEVVEKLFVDGFVKAVFATETLALGVNMPARSVVLEKLDKFNGEAHVDITAGEYTQLTGRAGRRGIDVEGHALVLWQPGTDPAAVAGLASRRTYPLNSSFRPTYNMSINLLAQFGRPRAREILESSFAQFQADRSVVGLAKQVRSREESLAGFAKSMTCHLGDFPEYSKLRRELSDAENATSRNRDRARKSLSDDSLGRLLPGDVVDVPGGRAPGLAVVLSTDHSSREPRPAVLTLDNQLRRIGADDLEGPISPVTRIRIPKSFNAKVPKSRRDLASSMRNALRENRPPAPDNSRNNDFGLAAALPDQEKKIADLRRALRAHPCHGCSEREDHARWSERWWKLRRETDGLIRQIQGRTNTIAKTFDRVCDVLSAYGYLETPEPGKTAISADGQRLRRIYGEKDLLISQALRLGAFEDLDAVEVAALASILVYQAKREDRGLRPRMPSVSLETAVDIVIREWSAVEDVEEQYKLPLTGEPELGLVWPMYKWARGRHLQDALNGTDLAAGDFVRWVKQVIDLLDQLAKIPGLDPRLARLCSEAIKLVRRGVVAYSVVV